One Clostridia bacterium DNA window includes the following coding sequences:
- a CDS encoding GntR family transcriptional regulator codes for MNSTRIQLRGDDYKPLRDVVFEGLREAIVSGRLEPGERLMEVHLAEEMGVSRTPVREAIRKLELEGFVVILPRRGAYVADLSAKEIADVFEIREALEELAVALAAERISDDQIAELTVLLDEIVSRLDEQNVDALVQADIRFHDAIFRASQNSRLSQMASLLREQVHRYRKKSLSYPGRIRWSIAEHRDILEALAARDPARARAAVRNHIESAEHSLIGVLEKEGK; via the coding sequence TTGAATAGTACGAGAATACAATTGAGAGGAGACGACTACAAGCCCCTGCGTGATGTCGTCTTCGAAGGACTGCGGGAAGCGATCGTTTCCGGACGACTTGAGCCCGGAGAGCGCCTCATGGAAGTGCACCTTGCTGAGGAAATGGGTGTCAGCAGGACTCCCGTCCGTGAAGCTATCCGAAAACTCGAACTCGAAGGTTTTGTGGTTATTCTGCCACGCAGGGGGGCATATGTCGCCGATCTGTCCGCTAAGGAAATTGCGGATGTTTTCGAGATCCGCGAAGCCCTTGAAGAACTTGCAGTCGCGCTCGCTGCGGAGAGGATTAGCGACGACCAAATTGCTGAGCTGACTGTCCTTCTCGATGAGATCGTATCTCGCCTCGATGAGCAGAACGTGGACGCACTTGTGCAGGCGGACATCAGATTCCACGATGCGATTTTCCGCGCATCGCAGAATTCCCGACTTTCGCAGATGGCGAGCTTACTCAGGGAGCAGGTCCACCGGTACCGAAAGAAGTCGCTTTCGTATCCAGGGCGCATCAGGTGGTCTATTGCCGAACACCGCGATATTCTGGAGGCTCTGGCTGCACGAGATCCAGCCAGGGCACGGGCAGCAGTGCGCAACCACATAGAGAGTGCGGAGCACAGTCTGATCGGGGTATTGGAGAAAGAAGGGAAGTAG
- the ispE gene encoding 4-(cytidine 5'-diphospho)-2-C-methyl-D-erythritol kinase produces MYTLELKAWAKINLALEVLGRQADGRHSLETVMHRVEIADDVTIIRRTGAPPAISGPGLAAGRILTITDSTQAPGGAANTASRAAAAFLDAIDSARIRRGDSVEIRIRKRIPVAAGLGGGSADAAAVLVGMNQLWGAPLSMERLLVVGGVIGADVPFCILSHGDPPQAYAAFATGVGDTLTPIPGLPGVAVVLAKPSKGLETREIYATWDEMQNQGEMRDRAAPIHERSVSGFARLLAEVLLGASTENKLARACLFMRNDLEPPAVAACPEVTLIKAKLAELGAMATAMSGSGPTVFGVFGAEDEALHVADCLGRWGSAAGLSVIVTHAGIAPESGNIE; encoded by the coding sequence GTGTATACACTTGAACTGAAAGCATGGGCAAAGATCAACCTCGCGCTTGAGGTCCTCGGGCGCCAAGCAGATGGCCGCCACAGCCTCGAAACGGTTATGCACCGGGTGGAGATAGCTGATGATGTGACGATCATCCGCCGAACAGGGGCGCCTCCTGCGATATCAGGCCCGGGGCTGGCCGCTGGCCGTATCCTCACGATCACCGACTCCACTCAGGCGCCTGGGGGTGCAGCCAACACCGCATCCCGGGCCGCTGCGGCGTTTCTGGATGCGATCGACTCAGCACGCATCCGTCGCGGGGATAGCGTGGAGATTCGGATCAGGAAGCGGATCCCAGTGGCCGCAGGGCTCGGAGGGGGCAGTGCGGATGCCGCAGCGGTGCTTGTTGGGATGAACCAGCTGTGGGGCGCTCCCCTTTCCATGGAGCGACTTCTCGTGGTTGGCGGGGTGATTGGCGCTGATGTGCCTTTCTGCATTCTGTCGCATGGCGACCCCCCTCAGGCGTACGCTGCATTCGCCACAGGAGTGGGTGACACGCTTACACCTATTCCAGGGCTTCCAGGCGTAGCTGTAGTTCTGGCTAAGCCAAGCAAGGGCCTGGAGACTCGGGAGATCTACGCCACGTGGGACGAGATGCAGAATCAGGGCGAAATGCGAGATCGCGCGGCGCCGATCCATGAGAGATCTGTGTCGGGTTTTGCACGCTTACTTGCTGAGGTGCTGCTTGGGGCGAGCACCGAGAACAAACTGGCCAGGGCGTGCCTATTCATGCGAAACGACCTCGAACCGCCTGCCGTGGCGGCATGTCCGGAGGTAACTCTGATCAAGGCGAAACTCGCAGAGCTTGGGGCGATGGCTACCGCGATGAGCGGGAGCGGCCCAACCGTGTTCGGAGTGTTTGGCGCTGAAGACGAAGCGCTCCATGTGGCGGACTGTCTTGGCCGGTGGGGGTCAGCTGCGGGCCTCAGTGTGATCGTCACACATGCGGGAATCGCGCCGGAGAGTGGGAACATTGAATAG
- a CDS encoding D-alanyl-D-alanine carboxypeptidase family protein translates to MHRSIRPVRLAGLAVLALLCASLSLPALAEAIGSMAAAIAAPVPMPAPVPAAMSASVPTAPTIAARSAILVDAETGQVLYALNADERLAPASITKIMTILIAMEHVRAGRISLDDEVTVSTEASLMGGSQVYLKEREKVPVRDLLAAAAIRSANDASLAIAEHVAGTADDFVMLMNRRAAELGMVNTHFSNPEGLDAPDHDTTAADIAIMARELVKHPEVLEWTRTWIGKMRGGAYDLFNTNRLIVEYEGADGLKTGHTETAGYCLAGTAKRGDLRLVSVVMGTATDKDRVRETAKLLDYGFRNYERVKLASAGAEVGAVRVRSAARQNVVAVAATALLPLAPRGTASEVKIEFEPMKEGLRAPIKKGQVIGRAVARHTSGAEYGSVEALAQSHAPRANFIVRGWRAFVDLFARLFRKG, encoded by the coding sequence GTGCATCGATCAATCAGACCAGTGCGACTCGCCGGGCTCGCCGTATTGGCGCTGCTATGCGCCTCGCTCTCCCTGCCGGCGCTGGCCGAGGCCATCGGCTCTATGGCTGCGGCGATTGCAGCTCCTGTTCCCATGCCTGCTCCAGTTCCTGCCGCCATGTCCGCTTCCGTTCCCACAGCTCCAACCATAGCCGCGAGATCTGCAATACTAGTGGATGCCGAGACCGGGCAGGTGCTCTACGCACTCAATGCTGATGAGCGTCTGGCCCCTGCGTCGATAACGAAGATCATGACGATCCTTATTGCTATGGAGCATGTGAGGGCTGGCCGGATCTCTCTAGACGATGAAGTTACGGTGAGCACCGAGGCATCCCTGATGGGCGGATCGCAGGTGTACCTCAAGGAGCGGGAGAAGGTTCCTGTCCGCGACTTGTTGGCGGCAGCCGCCATAAGGTCCGCTAACGACGCGTCACTGGCCATAGCTGAGCATGTGGCCGGTACGGCCGACGATTTCGTGATGCTTATGAACAGGCGCGCCGCGGAACTCGGAATGGTCAATACGCACTTCTCCAACCCGGAGGGCTTGGATGCTCCTGATCACGACACAACGGCGGCGGACATCGCCATTATGGCCCGTGAACTCGTCAAGCACCCGGAGGTGTTGGAGTGGACTCGGACATGGATCGGCAAGATGCGCGGGGGCGCCTACGATCTATTCAACACCAACAGGCTCATTGTTGAGTATGAAGGCGCGGATGGCCTGAAGACAGGGCATACTGAGACAGCCGGATACTGCCTTGCCGGGACTGCGAAACGCGGGGATCTTCGGCTCGTATCGGTCGTAATGGGAACTGCGACTGATAAAGACAGGGTGCGCGAGACTGCCAAGCTGTTAGATTACGGTTTCAGGAACTATGAGCGAGTGAAGCTGGCTTCCGCTGGCGCTGAGGTGGGCGCAGTGAGAGTCCGATCCGCAGCGAGGCAGAATGTCGTGGCCGTTGCCGCGACCGCCCTATTGCCGTTGGCGCCGCGTGGGACTGCGTCCGAGGTGAAGATCGAGTTCGAGCCTATGAAGGAGGGCCTCCGCGCGCCTATAAAGAAGGGGCAGGTAATTGGAAGGGCGGTCGCGCGCCATACATCAGGCGCCGAGTATGGCTCAGTGGAGGCCCTTGCCCAATCCCATGCCCCGCGGGCGAATTTCATAGTGCGTGGATGGAGGGCCTTCGTAGATCTCTTCGCAAGGCTGTTCAGAAAGGGGTAG
- a CDS encoding oligopeptide/dipeptide ABC transporter ATP-binding protein, with translation MAPLVEVKNLKKHFSIGGGMFSRKRSVLKAVDDISFTIDKGETLGLVGESGCGKTTAGRTICRLYEPTAGQVLFEGKEVYSLSTEEMLTMRRKMQMIFQDPYASLNPRMTVGDIIGEPIDIHHLAENKQDRLAMIHNLLATVGLNPEHATRFPHEFSGGQRQRIGVARALAVEPSFIICDEPISALDVSIQAQVINMLEDLQEKRGLTYLFIAHDLAMVKHTSRRIAVMYLGSIVELAESAELYRNPQHPYTKALLSAIPIPDPDVEAQRHRIILEGDVPSPIDPPPGCRFRTRCREAKKICAEQTPALVNIGGKHQVACHLVK, from the coding sequence ATGGCGCCGCTAGTTGAGGTTAAGAACCTGAAGAAGCACTTCTCTATCGGCGGGGGCATGTTCAGCCGAAAGCGCAGTGTGCTCAAGGCTGTTGACGACATCAGCTTCACCATCGACAAGGGCGAGACTCTCGGCCTCGTTGGTGAGAGCGGGTGCGGAAAGACCACCGCCGGAAGGACCATATGCAGACTGTACGAGCCAACAGCAGGGCAGGTGCTGTTCGAGGGCAAAGAGGTCTATTCCCTCAGTACCGAAGAGATGCTGACAATGCGACGAAAGATGCAGATGATATTCCAGGATCCGTACGCATCTTTGAACCCGCGCATGACGGTAGGGGATATCATCGGCGAACCTATCGACATTCATCACCTGGCCGAGAATAAGCAGGACAGGCTCGCGATGATCCACAACCTTCTCGCCACGGTGGGGTTGAACCCGGAGCACGCCACCAGGTTCCCTCACGAGTTCAGTGGAGGCCAGAGGCAGAGAATCGGAGTCGCTAGGGCGCTCGCGGTGGAGCCGAGCTTCATCATATGCGATGAGCCCATATCCGCCCTTGATGTGTCCATCCAGGCTCAGGTTATCAACATGCTTGAGGATCTTCAGGAGAAGCGAGGACTCACGTATCTGTTTATCGCCCACGACCTGGCGATGGTGAAGCATACAAGCCGCAGGATCGCCGTAATGTACCTCGGGAGCATAGTGGAACTGGCGGAGAGCGCGGAGCTCTACAGGAATCCCCAGCACCCCTACACGAAGGCCCTGCTGTCCGCTATTCCAATTCCCGATCCAGATGTGGAGGCGCAGCGGCACAGGATCATATTGGAGGGAGACGTCCCGAGCCCGATAGATCCTCCGCCGGGATGCAGATTCCGAACGAGGTGCAGGGAAGCCAAGAAGATCTGTGCAGAGCAAACCCCGGCACTGGTGAATATCGGCGGCAAGCATCAGGTCGCGTGCCATCTTGTGAAGTAG
- a CDS encoding ABC transporter ATP-binding protein, translating to MDRLLEVRNLKTSFFTYAGEVKAVRDVSFHVDAGEAIAIVGESGCGKSVTAMSVMRLVAPPGRILEGEVIFNGRDLVSLTERQMQHVRGNEIGMIFQDPMTSLNPVITIKAQIIEVLKLHQNLSREQASARALELLEMVGIPSPERRLNSYPHEFSGGMRQRVMIAMALACNPKLLIADEPTTALDVTIQAQIITLMKELKKRLNMSIIIITHDLGVVAGLAQRVVVMYAGKIIETGSVRDVYYNAQHPYTWGLLKSVPRLDSEGKKKLVPILGQPPDLISPPAGCPFAPRCDWAMAICKQIPPEYIDVSATGHKVACWLQHPMAPAIERVSKGGVA from the coding sequence TTGGATAGACTTCTAGAAGTCAGAAACCTGAAAACGTCCTTCTTCACCTACGCCGGCGAGGTCAAGGCAGTGCGCGATGTCAGTTTCCATGTGGATGCCGGCGAGGCCATAGCGATAGTTGGAGAGTCGGGGTGTGGAAAGAGCGTCACTGCAATGTCGGTGATGAGGCTTGTGGCGCCTCCAGGCCGGATCCTTGAGGGCGAGGTCATATTCAACGGCAGGGATCTGGTTAGCCTCACAGAGAGACAAATGCAGCACGTCCGCGGAAACGAGATCGGCATGATATTCCAGGATCCAATGACGTCGCTGAATCCAGTCATCACTATCAAAGCGCAGATCATTGAGGTTCTCAAGCTTCACCAGAATCTCAGCAGAGAGCAGGCGTCTGCAAGGGCTCTGGAGCTCCTCGAGATGGTCGGCATACCTTCTCCGGAAAGGCGCCTCAACTCATACCCCCACGAGTTCAGCGGAGGCATGAGGCAGAGAGTCATGATAGCCATGGCGCTTGCATGCAATCCGAAGCTGCTGATCGCAGATGAGCCCACAACTGCACTTGATGTGACAATCCAGGCACAGATCATCACCCTGATGAAGGAACTAAAGAAGCGGCTAAACATGTCGATCATTATCATCACTCACGACCTCGGTGTGGTGGCTGGGCTTGCCCAGCGAGTCGTAGTGATGTACGCTGGCAAAATCATTGAGACTGGCTCGGTGAGGGACGTATACTACAATGCACAGCATCCCTACACCTGGGGGCTCCTCAAGTCGGTTCCCCGGCTTGATTCCGAAGGGAAGAAGAAGCTCGTGCCAATCCTTGGTCAGCCCCCGGATTTGATCAGCCCGCCCGCGGGATGCCCGTTTGCGCCTAGGTGTGACTGGGCCATGGCTATCTGCAAACAGATCCCGCCAGAGTATATCGATGTCTCAGCTACAGGCCATAAGGTGGCATGCTGGCTGCAGCACCCGATGGCGCCTGCGATTGAGCGGGTTTCGAAAGGGGGCGTGGCCTGA
- a CDS encoding ABC transporter permease → MFKSVDKDIASAESIVRPSITYGQDAWRRLKKNRGAMIGLATVVVIIFIAVFGPMLSPYSYSDQSLFDQNQFISRAHWLGTDDLGRDLLTRIMYGARISLTVGFVASLINLTMGVVYGGISGYAGGSVDNVMMRIVEILDAIPLLLYVILLMVILKPGLQNILIALGLVYWLSMARIVRGQILSLKEQDYVLAARTIGASRWRILLKHLIPNAMGPIIVTATLNIPAAIFTEAFLSFIGLGVNAPMASWGVLASEALQSFRSYPYQLFFPAIAISLTVFAFNFFGDGLRDALDPKQRK, encoded by the coding sequence ATGTTCAAATCAGTCGATAAGGACATCGCGAGCGCCGAGTCCATAGTCCGCCCCTCGATAACCTACGGGCAGGATGCCTGGCGAAGGCTGAAGAAGAACCGCGGCGCGATGATAGGGCTTGCGACCGTCGTCGTGATCATCTTCATCGCGGTTTTCGGCCCTATGCTATCGCCATACAGCTATTCTGACCAGAGCCTATTCGACCAGAATCAGTTCATCTCCCGCGCCCACTGGCTGGGGACTGATGACCTTGGCCGCGACCTGCTGACGCGAATCATGTATGGCGCCAGAATCTCCCTCACCGTCGGGTTCGTGGCGAGTCTCATAAACCTGACCATGGGAGTTGTGTACGGCGGCATTTCCGGCTATGCAGGCGGGTCAGTTGACAACGTGATGATGCGTATTGTGGAGATCCTCGACGCGATTCCGCTGTTGCTGTACGTGATTCTTCTCATGGTGATCCTCAAGCCAGGCCTTCAGAATATCCTGATAGCCCTGGGGCTTGTCTATTGGCTCAGCATGGCGCGGATCGTGCGCGGCCAGATCCTCAGCCTGAAAGAGCAGGACTACGTCCTTGCAGCTCGGACCATCGGCGCCAGTAGGTGGCGAATTCTCCTCAAGCACCTGATTCCCAATGCGATGGGGCCTATAATAGTCACGGCCACATTGAATATTCCTGCGGCGATATTCACCGAGGCATTCCTGAGCTTCATCGGGCTAGGAGTGAATGCTCCCATGGCGAGCTGGGGCGTGCTGGCTTCAGAGGCCTTGCAGAGCTTCAGATCCTACCCGTATCAGCTCTTCTTCCCGGCTATCGCTATCAGTCTCACAGTGTTCGCATTCAACTTCTTCGGAGATGGCCTGCGCGACGCATTAGACCCCAAGCAGCGCAAGTGA
- a CDS encoding ABC transporter permease, translated as MASYVLRRFISVMLVLLIVVTATFVMMHAIPGGPFTREKALPPEIMKNIEEKYKLSDPLWRQYLDYMGNLLHGDFGPSFKYAGRTVNDIIADGWPVTARLGACAILFSLFVGVPSGVISALNQNRWPDNFVMAFAVIGVSVPSFVMATLLMYVFAVKLRWLPAAMWGTPKHVILPMLALSGFPTAFFARLMRSSTLDVLSQDYIRTARAKGLSWFAVVMRHVVKNAIMPVVTYLGPMVAGILTGSFVVESIFAIPGLGRFYVTSIYNRDYTTILGMTIFYSVLLVFLNFLVDIAYGWIDPRIKLVDAKE; from the coding sequence TTGGCCTCGTACGTCCTAAGACGATTCATCTCCGTGATGCTGGTCCTGCTGATCGTTGTTACTGCAACGTTCGTCATGATGCATGCCATACCAGGAGGGCCGTTTACCCGTGAGAAGGCCCTTCCTCCTGAGATCATGAAGAACATCGAGGAGAAGTACAAACTTAGTGATCCCCTGTGGAGGCAGTATCTCGATTACATGGGGAACCTGCTTCATGGGGATTTCGGCCCTTCGTTCAAATACGCTGGGCGAACTGTGAACGACATCATTGCTGATGGATGGCCGGTCACGGCCAGACTAGGCGCCTGCGCGATTCTGTTCTCTCTCTTTGTGGGGGTTCCATCAGGGGTCATTTCCGCCCTCAATCAGAATAGGTGGCCTGACAATTTCGTGATGGCCTTCGCCGTAATCGGCGTTTCCGTGCCTTCCTTCGTGATGGCGACACTTCTCATGTATGTATTCGCAGTGAAGCTGCGATGGCTTCCGGCAGCAATGTGGGGCACGCCTAAGCATGTTATCCTTCCCATGCTTGCCTTGTCTGGGTTCCCAACAGCCTTCTTCGCAAGGCTAATGAGATCGAGCACTCTCGATGTTCTCTCGCAGGACTACATCAGGACTGCAAGGGCCAAAGGGCTTTCCTGGTTTGCAGTGGTCATGCGGCATGTAGTGAAGAACGCCATAATGCCCGTGGTGACCTACCTGGGCCCCATGGTTGCAGGCATCCTCACTGGCAGTTTCGTGGTTGAGAGCATCTTTGCGATACCTGGCCTAGGCCGATTCTATGTCACGAGCATATACAATCGAGACTATACGACTATTCTTGGCATGACCATATTCTACAGCGTGCTTCTGGTATTCCTGAACTTCCTCGTCGACATCGCGTATGGATGGATCGACCCCAGGATCAAGCTGGTAGACGCAAAGGAGTGA
- a CDS encoding peptide ABC transporter substrate-binding protein: MRKSLVLLACLVAVMALTSVGFAAPERLANKQVASYNVGTEPETLDPAMSTGIPEAVVELSCFEGLTRLDDKNVPRPAIAESWTISKDGLVYTFKLRKSNWSNGTPVTANDFEWSWKRALDPKTAAEYATQLWYVKNGRAYNEGKIKDAAQVGVKAIDAYTLKVTLENPCTYFLQLCAFPTLMPVNRKVVEANPTGWFLKPETYIGNGPFKIVKWEHNSKIDLVPNLHFWNVGKVKVTNLTYYLIDDIKTVLSMFETGQLDSFEAPPAAEIARLTKEGVLDIKNYIGTYYYMFNTTKAPANDVRVRKALTMAIDRQKLIDFVVRGEQKPALAYVPFGLADATPTPDFRTVGGNLYKEDLAEAKKLLADAGYPDGKGFPTLTILFNTSDNHKKIAEAIQEMWKKNLGINVQLTNQEWKVYLDTRDTLNYQVARAGWIGDYLDPMTFMDMWTTTNGNNDTGWSNNKYDELIYGAMKEGDSAKRATMLHEAESILMAELPIMPIYFYTNVVVQKPYLKGVRFSPLGFVDFAAAYVLEHK, encoded by the coding sequence ATGCGAAAGTCACTAGTACTGCTTGCGTGCCTCGTCGCTGTGATGGCGCTAACCTCCGTGGGCTTCGCCGCGCCGGAAAGGCTAGCCAACAAGCAGGTAGCGAGCTACAACGTAGGCACTGAGCCGGAGACGCTCGATCCAGCGATGTCAACCGGCATTCCTGAGGCAGTGGTGGAGCTGTCATGCTTCGAGGGCCTCACCAGGCTTGACGACAAGAACGTGCCGCGGCCTGCCATAGCTGAGAGCTGGACTATCAGCAAGGACGGCCTGGTGTACACGTTCAAGCTCAGGAAGTCCAACTGGTCCAACGGCACGCCGGTCACTGCCAACGATTTCGAGTGGTCGTGGAAGCGCGCACTCGATCCGAAGACCGCTGCCGAGTACGCCACCCAGCTCTGGTATGTCAAGAACGGCAGAGCTTACAACGAGGGTAAGATCAAGGACGCTGCGCAAGTCGGCGTGAAGGCGATCGACGCCTACACCCTTAAGGTCACTCTTGAGAATCCCTGCACATATTTCCTACAGCTTTGTGCGTTCCCAACCCTTATGCCTGTGAACCGCAAGGTGGTAGAGGCCAACCCGACTGGCTGGTTCCTGAAGCCAGAGACCTACATCGGAAACGGCCCCTTCAAGATCGTGAAGTGGGAGCACAACTCCAAGATAGACCTCGTTCCCAACCTCCACTTCTGGAACGTGGGCAAGGTGAAGGTCACCAACCTTACCTACTACCTCATCGACGATATCAAGACTGTCCTTTCGATGTTCGAGACCGGCCAGCTCGATTCGTTCGAGGCGCCGCCGGCTGCTGAGATCGCCCGACTCACAAAGGAAGGCGTTCTCGACATCAAGAACTACATCGGCACCTACTACTACATGTTCAACACCACCAAGGCGCCGGCCAACGATGTTAGGGTCCGCAAGGCTCTCACCATGGCCATCGATCGCCAGAAGCTGATCGATTTCGTCGTCAGGGGTGAGCAGAAGCCTGCCCTCGCCTACGTGCCGTTCGGCCTGGCTGATGCTACTCCGACGCCCGATTTCCGCACTGTTGGCGGCAACCTGTACAAGGAAGACCTGGCTGAGGCCAAGAAGCTTCTCGCCGATGCCGGCTACCCGGACGGCAAGGGCTTCCCGACACTCACCATCCTCTTCAACACCTCCGATAACCACAAGAAGATCGCTGAGGCCATTCAGGAGATGTGGAAGAAGAACCTGGGCATCAACGTGCAGCTGACCAACCAGGAGTGGAAGGTCTACCTCGACACCCGCGACACCCTGAACTACCAGGTGGCGCGCGCTGGCTGGATTGGCGACTACCTTGATCCGATGACATTCATGGATATGTGGACCACGACCAACGGAAACAACGATACCGGCTGGTCAAACAATAAGTACGACGAGCTGATCTACGGCGCGATGAAGGAAGGCGACTCGGCCAAGCGCGCTACGATGCTCCACGAGGCCGAGAGCATTCTCATGGCCGAGCTTCCGATCATGCCGATCTACTTCTACACTAACGTGGTCGTGCAGAAGCCGTACCTGAAGGGCGTCAGATTCTCGCCCCTGGGATTCGTCGATTTCGCAGCGGCCTATGTGCTTGAGCACAAGTAA
- a CDS encoding DMT family transporter: MDRLRYSLTQMLNPALLIAAGSGVAMAFQGTVNAAAAKVVGLAEITFVVLASGAAAAGVGMAFGLGHSGLLGRIPGEGGLGLAQIIRVPWWALLGGPVSPLITVAVAYGIQSAGAVNATTAIIVGQIGMAGIIDHMGWLGAERAAFTPFKLVGLVLVAVGAYILLN; this comes from the coding sequence ATGGATAGATTACGGTATTCCCTCACTCAGATGCTCAATCCTGCTCTGCTCATCGCCGCCGGAAGCGGAGTCGCCATGGCATTCCAGGGCACTGTTAACGCGGCCGCCGCCAAGGTTGTCGGGCTTGCCGAGATCACGTTCGTTGTCCTGGCGTCAGGCGCGGCAGCAGCGGGCGTAGGCATGGCCTTTGGATTGGGCCACAGCGGGCTCTTGGGGCGCATTCCGGGAGAAGGAGGGCTCGGCCTTGCGCAGATCATTCGCGTTCCATGGTGGGCACTTCTTGGCGGCCCTGTAAGCCCCCTTATCACAGTCGCAGTGGCATATGGCATCCAATCCGCGGGTGCAGTGAACGCCACCACAGCGATCATCGTGGGGCAGATCGGAATGGCTGGCATAATCGATCATATGGGTTGGCTCGGGGCGGAACGCGCAGCATTCACGCCGTTCAAGCTCGTGGGTTTGGTTCTCGTGGCAGTAGGGGCGTACATCCTGCTGAATTGA
- a CDS encoding sugar kinase, with product MSLGDVMVDVYFRLPDSRNPRTDTVGTVELSGGGSAANFAVWIGRHGRRSALIGRVGADFVGRAMAAEFEAEGVEPHLVFDPQCGTGRVGVLTAANGERDMVCDRRANTRLVPEDVSASLIATAEWVHVSGYAFFEDGPARAARRCIELAVDASVPVSVDPAAYSFIRRISPAAMLKLCRGASVILPNLDEGMAMTGLADPERIASALLKHFPVVALKLGADGCLGMSRIGTSVDGHHLLEASDDAIPARTLSEGDGRTPCFVRLAAEPAVAVDTTGAGDAFDAGFVLACSSGAGLAESLAAGNRLGAAVVSQIGARPRIGLLNSAGCTPLLPREPNPRA from the coding sequence GTGAGCCTAGGCGATGTGATGGTTGACGTTTACTTCCGGCTTCCCGATTCGCGCAACCCGCGCACTGACACAGTGGGCACTGTAGAGCTTTCCGGAGGAGGCTCGGCCGCGAATTTCGCGGTGTGGATTGGGAGACACGGACGGAGGTCCGCTCTGATCGGGCGTGTGGGCGCGGATTTCGTAGGGCGTGCGATGGCGGCGGAGTTCGAGGCAGAGGGGGTGGAACCGCATCTGGTGTTCGATCCCCAATGCGGAACAGGCAGAGTGGGCGTGCTGACGGCTGCGAATGGTGAGCGTGACATGGTGTGCGACAGGCGTGCGAATACACGGCTTGTCCCTGAGGACGTCTCGGCCTCACTGATCGCCACGGCGGAATGGGTGCACGTGTCCGGATATGCGTTTTTTGAGGATGGCCCGGCCAGGGCCGCGCGACGATGCATCGAGCTTGCTGTCGACGCGAGTGTCCCAGTATCGGTGGATCCTGCGGCATACTCCTTCATCAGGCGCATCAGTCCTGCGGCGATGCTCAAGTTGTGCAGAGGCGCCAGCGTCATCCTGCCTAACCTGGACGAGGGGATGGCCATGACCGGACTTGCTGACCCTGAGCGGATCGCATCGGCTCTTCTGAAGCACTTCCCAGTGGTGGCGCTGAAACTCGGGGCCGACGGGTGTCTTGGGATGTCACGAATAGGGACCAGCGTGGATGGGCATCACCTGCTGGAAGCGAGTGATGACGCGATTCCGGCAAGGACTTTGAGCGAGGGCGATGGACGCACGCCCTGCTTTGTGCGTCTTGCCGCTGAACCAGCCGTGGCTGTAGACACTACTGGCGCCGGGGACGCGTTCGATGCAGGATTCGTACTAGCGTGCTCGAGCGGGGCCGGACTCGCGGAGAGCCTGGCCGCCGGCAATCGCTTAGGAGCTGCTGTCGTATCGCAGATCGGAGCCCGTCCCAGGATCGGACTCCTCAATTCAGCAGGATGTACGCCCCTACTGCCACGAGAACCAAACCCACGAGCTTGA